Proteins from one Microbacterium faecale genomic window:
- a CDS encoding IS256 family transposase: MNTDTTLTTEDDERVDLRTGEVLLAPPDVTAVADQLVAAAREQGIDLTGPNGLLTGLTRQVLQSELEAELSAYLGYESGDRAGKQTPNSRNGSTPKTVRTEIGEVTIQVPRDRAGTFTPVVVPKHQRRIAGFDDAVISLYAKGMTTGDIAKHLSDHYGSEVSRDLVSTVTDKVIGDMQEWQARPLDAVYPVVLIDALVVKVRDGQVANRPVYVAVGIDLDGRRDVLGLWMGPTGGEGAKQWMNMLTELRNRGVADVCIVCCDGLKGLPDAIGAIWPLATVQTCVVHLVRNSLRYASKKYWSKITSQLREVYTAPTVAAAEARFAEFADQWRDLYPAMIQMWENAWGEFTPFLSFPPEIRRLIYTTNGIESLNARFRQATRRRGHFPNEQAAMKVLYLTVLERRPNRTNPTGQVAGWKAILNTLSMTYGDRLGIN; encoded by the coding sequence ATGAATACCGATACGACATTGACAACTGAAGATGACGAGCGGGTCGATCTGCGAACGGGCGAGGTCCTTCTGGCTCCGCCGGATGTGACGGCCGTGGCGGATCAGCTGGTCGCTGCCGCGCGCGAACAGGGGATCGACCTGACCGGCCCGAACGGGCTGTTGACGGGCCTGACCCGGCAGGTGTTGCAGTCCGAGCTCGAGGCGGAGCTGAGTGCTTACCTGGGCTATGAGAGCGGGGATCGGGCGGGCAAGCAGACACCGAACAGTCGGAACGGGTCGACACCGAAGACGGTGCGCACGGAGATCGGCGAGGTCACGATCCAGGTGCCGCGGGATCGGGCGGGCACGTTCACTCCGGTGGTGGTGCCAAAGCATCAGCGCCGGATTGCGGGGTTCGACGACGCGGTGATCTCGCTGTATGCGAAGGGGATGACGACCGGCGATATCGCGAAGCACCTCTCAGACCATTACGGGTCCGAGGTCTCCAGAGACCTCGTCTCGACGGTGACCGACAAGGTCATCGGTGACATGCAGGAATGGCAGGCCCGCCCGCTGGACGCCGTGTATCCGGTGGTGCTGATCGACGCGCTGGTCGTGAAGGTCCGTGACGGGCAGGTCGCGAACCGGCCCGTCTATGTCGCTGTCGGCATCGATCTGGACGGGCGTCGGGACGTCCTCGGGTTGTGGATGGGACCGACGGGCGGGGAAGGCGCGAAGCAGTGGATGAATATGCTCACCGAGCTGCGCAACCGCGGCGTCGCCGACGTCTGCATCGTCTGCTGCGATGGGCTGAAGGGCCTCCCTGACGCGATCGGCGCGATCTGGCCCCTCGCGACGGTGCAAACCTGCGTCGTGCATCTGGTGCGCAACAGTCTGCGGTACGCGTCGAAGAAGTACTGGTCGAAGATCACCTCTCAGCTCCGCGAGGTCTATACCGCCCCGACCGTCGCCGCCGCGGAGGCGAGGTTTGCGGAGTTCGCCGACCAGTGGCGGGACCTGTATCCGGCGATGATCCAGATGTGGGAGAACGCGTGGGGTGAGTTCACCCCGTTCCTCTCCTTCCCGCCCGAGATCCGGCGGCTGATCTACACGACGAATGGGATCGAGTCCCTCAACGCGAGATTCCGGCAGGCCACGCGCCGTCGCGGGCACTTCCCCAACGAGCAGGCCGCGATGAAAGTGCTCTACCTCACCGTGTTGGAACGGCGACCGAACCGGACGAATCCGACCGGGCAAGTCGCCGGCTGGAAAGCTATCCTGAACACCCTGTCCATGACCTACGGCGACCGCCTAGGAATCAACTGA
- a CDS encoding carbohydrate ABC transporter permease, translating to MKRSSVRSARDVVIGVVLCALMLFPLYWMVNVSLTRPQDLLRTRPNLFPTNPTLDGYIASLGSQLPSILTSIVIGLGTALLALAISLPAAYAMSKLRAKGSGLVIFLLVLAQLIPGIVLVMALFTLYSQLGLINTYLGLILANATAAVPLAVVVLRAYMGQIPEELIEAARIDGASQVRVFFSIVIPLSRNAIVTAALFSFLFAWGDFLNARSLTSGNEILPFTLALFRFIGAETTNWNAVMASAVLASIPAMLLLILAQRYISAGLTAGAVKD from the coding sequence ATGAAGCGCTCATCTGTCCGCTCAGCCCGCGACGTCGTGATTGGCGTCGTCCTATGTGCGCTAATGCTGTTCCCGCTGTACTGGATGGTGAATGTCTCACTGACGCGCCCGCAGGACCTGCTGCGCACGCGGCCGAATCTGTTCCCGACGAATCCGACGCTGGACGGATACATCGCCTCTCTCGGTTCACAGCTGCCCAGCATCCTGACGAGCATCGTCATCGGTCTGGGCACGGCGCTGCTGGCGCTGGCGATCTCGCTTCCGGCGGCCTACGCCATGTCGAAGCTGCGCGCGAAGGGCAGCGGACTGGTCATCTTCCTGCTGGTTCTGGCCCAGCTGATCCCGGGCATCGTGCTCGTCATGGCGCTGTTCACGCTCTACTCGCAGCTCGGACTCATCAACACCTACCTCGGGCTTATCCTCGCGAACGCGACAGCCGCCGTGCCGCTCGCGGTCGTGGTGCTGCGCGCATACATGGGTCAGATCCCCGAGGAGTTGATCGAGGCCGCTCGGATCGACGGGGCGAGTCAGGTGCGGGTGTTCTTCTCGATCGTGATTCCGCTCAGCAGAAATGCCATCGTCACGGCGGCGCTGTTCTCGTTCCTGTTCGCGTGGGGAGATTTCCTTAACGCCCGGTCGCTGACCTCGGGCAATGAGATCCTGCCGTTCACCCTCGCTCTCTTCCGCTTCATCGGAGCGGAGACGACGAACTGGAACGCCGTGATGGCATCCGCCGTCCTGGCATCCATCCCCGCGATGCTGCTGCTCATCCTCGCTCAGCGCTACATCTCCGCCGGCCTCACCGCCGGCGCCGTCAAGGACTGA
- a CDS encoding nuclear transport factor 2 family protein produces the protein MDYVGPENCGNSPKNLLLADWERALAYAEWDDVAAVLDDEMVLEVAVAGGFETLSGRDAVVERLRSVRGDLTRAVVDSAISHGKEGAAWGSWTISGAEVPFAHAFRFTSAAGKRLASIRVVTTA, from the coding sequence ATGGATTACGTCGGCCCGGAGAACTGCGGCAATTCGCCGAAGAATCTGCTGCTCGCCGACTGGGAGCGCGCGCTGGCGTACGCCGAGTGGGACGACGTCGCGGCCGTGCTGGATGACGAGATGGTGCTCGAGGTGGCGGTGGCCGGCGGGTTCGAGACCCTCTCCGGGCGGGACGCCGTCGTCGAGCGACTGCGATCGGTGCGCGGAGACCTGACGCGGGCGGTGGTCGACAGCGCCATCAGCCACGGCAAAGAAGGCGCAGCCTGGGGCTCGTGGACGATCTCCGGCGCCGAGGTGCCGTTCGCGCACGCCTTCCGCTTCACGAGCGCGGCCGGCAAGCGACTCGCGTCGATCCGCGTCGTCACGACCGCGTAG
- a CDS encoding glycoside hydrolase family 31 protein produces MFTTDESAITWTGGGETLRVEAWGRNSLRVRASLTAVSDEPWALAERRDAPAQVRVDGDTATIRSGGIIATLRASRFFDAQAGYSREQCRIEFRNADGERLLSELPSGGALKLQARSWRPMLGSNSSRLTVGFEADPDEHLVGMGLYQQDVIDLKGSTLELAHRNSQASVPFVVSSRGYGLLWNNPAVGRATFAKNRTEFVAEATQQLDYWITVGENPAAIARSYADATGHPPMMPEYGLGFWQCKLRYSNQEQLLEVAREYRRRGIPIDVIVADFFHWPKMGDYRFEDEFWPDPAAMVRELDELGIALMVSVWPQVSIESENYEYFRERNLLARSDRGLDVQMSFEGPSAFLDVTNPEGRAALWELCQKNYHDLGVKMFWLDEAEPELGRYDFDAYRYHRGSLLEVGNVYPRDFSQAFWDGQQAAGQNDIVNLVRCAWAGSQRYGALVWSGDIGSTFSDLRAQITAGVHMGVAGIPWFTTDIGGFHGGDVSDPAFHELLIRWFQFGAFSPVMRLHGDRSPSEPVTAADGSRRLASGAANEVWSYGAEVLDVLTGLIEMREQLREYTRDAMRAAHETGSPVMRGLFHEFPEDSEAWQVADQYLFGPDLLVCPVVEAGARRRRVYLPGRGTSWTDVRSGDVHDGGAWIEVDAPLDRIPVFGREGRSGGLPVGATPAGG; encoded by the coding sequence GTGTTCACAACAGATGAATCGGCAATCACCTGGACTGGAGGAGGTGAAACTCTGCGCGTCGAGGCGTGGGGGCGGAATTCGCTTCGCGTCCGTGCCTCGCTCACTGCGGTGAGCGATGAGCCGTGGGCGCTTGCGGAGCGGCGGGATGCTCCCGCGCAGGTGCGGGTCGACGGAGATACGGCAACGATCCGAAGCGGCGGCATCATTGCAACGCTGCGGGCGTCCCGCTTCTTCGACGCTCAGGCAGGATACTCGCGGGAGCAGTGCCGCATCGAGTTCCGGAACGCGGACGGCGAGAGGCTGCTGAGTGAGCTGCCGTCCGGTGGGGCGCTGAAACTGCAGGCCCGAAGCTGGCGGCCGATGCTCGGGTCGAACTCGTCGCGGCTCACGGTCGGTTTCGAGGCCGATCCGGATGAGCATCTGGTGGGGATGGGTCTCTATCAGCAGGACGTCATCGATCTGAAGGGCAGCACGCTCGAGCTCGCGCATCGCAACTCCCAGGCGTCGGTGCCGTTCGTCGTCTCCAGTCGCGGCTACGGGCTGCTGTGGAACAACCCGGCGGTCGGGAGGGCTACATTCGCGAAAAACCGCACCGAGTTCGTCGCCGAGGCCACCCAGCAGCTGGACTACTGGATCACCGTCGGCGAGAACCCGGCGGCGATCGCCCGCTCATACGCGGACGCGACGGGGCATCCTCCGATGATGCCGGAGTACGGTCTGGGGTTCTGGCAGTGCAAACTCCGCTACTCGAACCAGGAGCAGCTGCTGGAGGTGGCGCGTGAGTACCGAAGGCGCGGCATCCCCATCGATGTCATCGTCGCCGACTTCTTCCATTGGCCGAAGATGGGCGACTACCGCTTCGAGGACGAGTTCTGGCCGGACCCCGCCGCCATGGTGCGCGAGCTCGACGAGCTCGGCATCGCGTTGATGGTCTCCGTCTGGCCTCAGGTGTCCATCGAGTCGGAGAATTACGAGTACTTCCGCGAACGCAATCTGCTCGCCCGCAGCGACCGCGGCCTCGATGTCCAGATGAGTTTCGAAGGACCAAGCGCCTTCCTTGATGTCACGAATCCTGAGGGCAGGGCGGCATTGTGGGAGCTGTGCCAGAAGAACTACCACGACCTCGGCGTCAAGATGTTCTGGCTGGACGAGGCCGAGCCCGAGCTGGGCCGGTATGACTTCGATGCCTATCGCTACCATCGCGGCAGCCTGCTGGAGGTGGGCAACGTCTATCCTCGGGATTTCTCCCAGGCCTTCTGGGATGGACAGCAGGCGGCAGGGCAGAACGACATCGTCAACCTGGTGCGCTGCGCGTGGGCGGGAAGCCAGCGATACGGTGCCCTGGTGTGGTCCGGCGATATCGGGTCCACGTTCAGCGACCTGCGGGCTCAGATCACGGCCGGCGTGCACATGGGTGTCGCCGGAATCCCGTGGTTCACCACTGATATCGGCGGATTCCACGGCGGCGACGTGTCGGACCCGGCATTTCATGAACTGCTCATCCGGTGGTTCCAGTTCGGCGCGTTCTCGCCGGTGATGCGGCTGCACGGCGACCGCTCGCCGAGTGAGCCGGTCACCGCCGCAGATGGTTCACGACGGCTAGCGTCGGGGGCCGCCAATGAGGTGTGGAGCTACGGGGCAGAGGTGCTCGATGTTCTCACCGGGCTGATCGAGATGCGCGAGCAGTTGCGCGAGTACACGCGAGACGCCATGCGCGCGGCGCACGAGACGGGTTCTCCCGTCATGCGCGGACTGTTCCACGAGTTCCCGGAGGACTCCGAGGCATGGCAGGTGGCGGACCAGTACCTGTTCGGCCCCGACCTGCTCGTGTGCCCGGTCGTCGAGGCCGGCGCTCGCCGTCGCCGAGTGTATCTGCCGGGACGAGGCACGTCGTGGACCGATGTGCGCAGCGGAGACGTCCACGACGGAGGCGCCTGGATAGAGGTGGACGCGCCCCTCGACCGCATCCCGGTGTTCGGCCGCGAAGGCCGCAGCGGCGGACTACCGGTAGGCGCGACCCCGGCCGGTGGCTGA
- a CDS encoding uracil-xanthine permease family protein, translating into MFGWKLHGNGRDVAPGAVVAPHERLAWPATIAIGIQHVVAMFGATFLVPTLTGFPVPTTLLFSGIGTILFLIVTGNRLPSYLGSSFAFIAPITAATASGSFGSALAGVVAVGILLAIVGVVVQVAGLKWVDALMPPVVAGAIVALIGFNLAPTAWGNFQVDPIAATVTLAATILFAVLFRGFLGRISIFLGVIVGYVYAIATGAFDVPNAVTGVTPAEAIDRAAWIGLPEFHLPDFASPGTWSTLAMFLPVVLVLIAENVGHVRGVATMTEDPSINERTGRALIADGVATTLAGAGGGSGTTTYGENIGVMAATRVYSTAVYWVAGFVAILLAFSPKVGAVFNSIPPGVLGGVTTALYGLIGIIGIKIWVDNRVDFSRPVNQYTAAVSLVIGIAGFTMQIEGFEFGGIVLGTVAALVIYHLGNVIARARRTGADDAGPIPAVGPLGGDPRD; encoded by the coding sequence ATGTTCGGTTGGAAGTTGCACGGAAACGGGCGCGACGTGGCGCCCGGCGCGGTCGTCGCCCCCCATGAGCGCTTGGCGTGGCCCGCCACGATCGCGATCGGGATCCAGCACGTCGTCGCGATGTTCGGCGCGACGTTCCTCGTTCCGACGCTGACCGGATTCCCGGTCCCGACGACCCTGCTCTTCTCGGGCATCGGCACGATCCTCTTCCTCATCGTCACGGGAAACCGCCTGCCCAGCTACCTGGGATCCTCGTTCGCGTTCATCGCGCCGATCACGGCCGCAACGGCGTCCGGCTCATTCGGGTCGGCCCTCGCGGGCGTCGTCGCCGTCGGGATCCTGCTCGCGATCGTCGGCGTCGTCGTCCAGGTCGCGGGGCTCAAGTGGGTCGATGCGCTGATGCCGCCGGTCGTGGCCGGCGCGATCGTCGCGCTCATCGGGTTCAATCTCGCGCCGACCGCGTGGGGCAACTTCCAGGTGGATCCGATCGCGGCAACGGTGACCCTCGCCGCGACGATCCTCTTCGCGGTGCTGTTCCGCGGGTTCCTCGGCCGCATCTCGATCTTCCTCGGCGTGATCGTCGGCTACGTCTACGCAATCGCCACGGGCGCCTTCGACGTGCCGAACGCCGTCACGGGCGTCACGCCGGCCGAGGCGATCGACCGCGCCGCGTGGATCGGGCTGCCGGAGTTCCACCTGCCGGACTTCGCCTCGCCCGGCACCTGGTCGACGCTCGCGATGTTCCTTCCGGTCGTCCTCGTGCTCATCGCCGAGAACGTCGGTCACGTACGCGGCGTCGCGACGATGACCGAGGATCCGTCGATCAACGAGCGCACGGGGCGCGCCCTCATCGCCGACGGCGTCGCCACGACGCTCGCGGGCGCGGGCGGCGGATCCGGCACCACGACGTACGGCGAGAACATCGGCGTCATGGCAGCCACGCGCGTGTACTCGACCGCCGTCTACTGGGTCGCGGGCTTCGTCGCGATTCTGCTGGCCTTCTCACCGAAGGTCGGCGCCGTGTTCAACTCGATCCCGCCCGGCGTGCTCGGCGGTGTCACGACCGCGCTGTACGGCCTGATCGGCATCATCGGCATCAAGATCTGGGTCGACAACCGCGTCGACTTCTCTCGTCCCGTCAACCAGTACACCGCCGCGGTGTCGCTCGTGATCGGCATCGCGGGCTTCACGATGCAGATCGAAGGGTTCGAGTTCGGCGGCATCGTGCTCGGCACCGTCGCCGCGCTCGTGATCTACCACCTGGGCAACGTCATCGCCCGCGCCCGGCGCACGGGAGCCGACGACGCCGGCCCGATCCCCGCCGTGGGACCGCTGGGCGGCGACCCGCGCGACTGA
- a CDS encoding IS3 family transposase (programmed frameshift), which yields MPKELASGKPTTRRYSVEEKAAAVRMVRTLRAELGVTQGTVQRVATQLGYGVESVRMWVKQADIDDGVTPGVSSAEAQRVRELEQEVRELRRANEVLKRAAFFLRGGARPPLPEIVAFIDANKDDLVDGRRLGVELICRLLQVAPSSYYAAKTRAPSARAVRDEELIPQLVELWETNYRVYGVRKLWKAARRAGIMIGRDQTARLMKLAGIEGARRSKKVKTTRPDPASARHPDLVQRVFTAAAPNRLWVTDLTFVPTWAGVAYVCFIIDAFSRMIVGWRCASHMRTEMVLDAIEMARWSRGHHHADLRCHSDAGSQFTSIRYGERLAEIGATPSIGTVGDSYDNALAETVNGYYKAELVRAPARTGPWKTIEDLELATLGWVHWHNTQRLHGYLGDVPPVEFENAFYAVPNDHNLLVGIK from the exons ATGCCGAAGGAACTGGCGAGTGGGAAGCCGACGACGCGTCGCTACTCGGTCGAGGAGAAGGCCGCCGCGGTGCGGATGGTGAGGACGCTGCGCGCGGAGCTCGGTGTCACGCAGGGGACGGTGCAGCGCGTCGCGACGCAGCTCGGCTACGGGGTCGAGTCCGTGCGGATGTGGGTGAAGCAGGCCGACATCGACGACGGCGTCACCCCGGGTGTGAGTAGCGCTGAGGCGCAGCGGGTGCGTGAGCTGGAGCAGGAAGTCCGGGAGTTGCGGCGGGCCAATGAGGTGCTGAAGCGGGCGGCGT TCTTTCTTCGGGGCGGAGCTCGACCGCCACTACCGGAAATAGTCGCGTTCATCGACGCGAACAAGGACGACCTCGTTGACGGTCGCCGGCTCGGAGTCGAGCTCATCTGCAGACTGCTGCAGGTGGCTCCGAGTAGCTACTACGCCGCCAAGACCCGCGCCCCCTCTGCCCGCGCGGTGCGGGACGAGGAGCTGATCCCCCAGCTGGTCGAACTTTGGGAGACCAACTACCGGGTCTACGGGGTCCGCAAGCTCTGGAAGGCGGCCCGGCGGGCGGGGATCATGATCGGGCGGGACCAGACCGCGAGGCTGATGAAGCTGGCGGGGATCGAAGGCGCCAGACGGTCGAAGAAGGTCAAGACGACGAGGCCAGATCCGGCGTCGGCGCGGCACCCAGATCTGGTGCAGCGGGTGTTCACCGCGGCCGCGCCGAACCGGCTCTGGGTAACGGATCTGACGTTCGTGCCGACCTGGGCCGGTGTCGCGTACGTGTGCTTCATCATCGACGCGTTCAGCAGGATGATCGTCGGGTGGCGGTGCGCATCGCACATGCGCACCGAGATGGTCCTCGACGCGATCGAGATGGCCCGCTGGTCCAGAGGCCACCACCACGCCGACCTGCGATGTCACAGCGACGCGGGGTCTCAGTTCACCTCCATTCGCTACGGCGAACGCCTCGCGGAAATCGGCGCCACGCCGTCGATTGGAACCGTCGGGGACAGCTACGACAACGCCCTGGCTGAGACTGTGAACGGCTACTACAAGGCCGAACTCGTCCGCGCACCCGCACGCACAGGGCCATGGAAGACGATCGAGGATCTCGAGCTCGCGACGCTCGGCTGGGTGCACTGGCACAACACGCAGCGCCTCCACGGCTACCTCGGCGACGTCCCGCCCGTCGAGTTCGAGAACGCGTTCTATGCTGTCCCCAACGACCACAACCTGCTGGTCGGAATCAAATAG
- a CDS encoding phosphoribosylaminoimidazolesuccinocarboxamide synthase has protein sequence MSEAPEIAGWKHVYSGKVRDLYAPTRGSDDRLLVVASDRVSAFDHVLEPGIPGKGALLTSLSSWWFAQLAGGDGGDPVPNHLTGEDPPEAVADRATVVTTLDMLPVECVVRGYITGSGWREYREAGTVCGIRLPEGLQNGDRLPQPIYTPAYKAPLGEHDENISYERTVELVGAERAAELRDVSLDIYRRADRIAAEKGLIVADTKFEFGVDDAGTLRLGDEVLTSDSSRYWDRAAWQNGSTPEERMASFDKQIVRDWLAANWTNAEGRCREGSAGDGPSAPEADDSDTPPRLPADIVTRTLDRYRDLLTRLTA, from the coding sequence ATGAGCGAAGCACCCGAGATCGCCGGCTGGAAGCACGTCTACTCCGGGAAGGTCCGCGACCTGTACGCGCCGACTCGCGGATCCGACGATCGCCTTCTCGTCGTCGCGAGCGATCGCGTAAGCGCGTTCGACCACGTGCTCGAACCGGGGATCCCCGGCAAGGGCGCGCTGCTGACGTCCCTGAGCTCGTGGTGGTTCGCGCAGCTGGCCGGGGGCGACGGCGGCGACCCCGTGCCGAATCACCTCACGGGCGAAGATCCGCCCGAGGCCGTCGCGGACCGCGCGACTGTCGTGACCACCCTCGACATGCTGCCGGTCGAGTGCGTCGTGCGCGGCTACATCACCGGATCCGGCTGGCGTGAGTACCGCGAAGCCGGGACGGTGTGCGGGATCCGCCTGCCGGAGGGGCTGCAGAACGGCGACCGGCTGCCCCAGCCGATCTACACGCCCGCGTACAAGGCGCCGCTGGGCGAGCACGACGAGAACATCTCGTACGAACGCACCGTGGAACTCGTCGGCGCGGAGCGCGCGGCCGAACTGCGCGACGTGTCGCTCGACATCTACCGTCGCGCCGACCGGATCGCCGCCGAGAAGGGCCTCATCGTCGCCGACACGAAGTTCGAGTTCGGCGTCGACGACGCGGGCACGTTGCGGCTCGGCGACGAAGTGCTCACGAGCGACTCGTCCCGATATTGGGATCGGGCGGCGTGGCAGAACGGCTCCACCCCCGAGGAGCGCATGGCGAGCTTCGACAAGCAGATCGTGCGCGACTGGCTCGCCGCGAACTGGACCAATGCGGAAGGCCGGTGTAGGGAAGGCTCCGCTGGCGACGGGCCGAGTGCGCCCGAAGCGGACGACAGCGACACTCCCCCGCGTCTGCCCGCGGACATCGTCACCCGCACGCTCGACCGCTACCGCGACCTCCTCACCCGCCTCACGGCCTGA
- a CDS encoding sugar ABC transporter substrate-binding protein, translating to MTFWDGFTQYDADSPFGQLISTCEDETGIKIKRTSDAAVTDNLLQSASAGSTPDLVILDNPTVAQFAETGLLVDNATSGLDTDGQRENVLAAAQVDDKTYGGSLGSNTLALFYNTEKLKAADVAPPTTWDELRAAVQATTQGDTRGIAFSATNSEEGTFQFLPFFWGAGADLADLSSPEATEALQLWTDWMQSGQAAESNINSNQQDVRDQFLAGGAAMMVNGTWQLGALDDAGIPYAVVPIPAIDGGPAPSPLGGEFIEVVASDEKTQAASADFAQCFIDPENARAWIEGQNYISPYPDEAEAQAEANPALRPWVDAVAAAYGRTSDLGSEYPIASQAIWTAMQESLTGAKTPSEALETAQKSLD from the coding sequence TTGACGTTCTGGGACGGGTTCACGCAGTACGACGCCGATTCCCCGTTCGGCCAGCTGATCTCGACGTGCGAGGACGAGACTGGCATCAAGATCAAGCGCACATCAGATGCTGCCGTCACGGACAATCTGTTGCAGTCGGCATCCGCTGGCAGTACGCCTGACCTCGTGATCCTCGACAATCCGACGGTCGCGCAATTCGCCGAGACCGGACTGCTCGTGGATAACGCGACGTCCGGACTCGACACAGATGGTCAGCGGGAGAACGTGCTCGCAGCCGCGCAGGTCGACGACAAGACCTACGGAGGCTCGCTCGGTTCCAACACGCTGGCGCTGTTCTACAACACGGAGAAGTTGAAGGCCGCCGACGTCGCACCACCCACCACGTGGGATGAGTTGCGAGCCGCAGTCCAGGCCACGACACAGGGCGACACCAGGGGGATCGCATTTTCGGCGACAAATTCCGAGGAGGGTACGTTCCAGTTCCTCCCCTTCTTCTGGGGCGCCGGTGCCGACCTCGCGGACCTCTCTTCGCCGGAGGCTACTGAAGCACTGCAGCTGTGGACCGACTGGATGCAGAGCGGCCAGGCTGCGGAGTCGAACATCAACTCCAACCAGCAGGACGTCCGCGACCAGTTCCTCGCCGGAGGGGCGGCGATGATGGTCAACGGCACATGGCAGCTCGGTGCGCTCGACGATGCGGGCATCCCCTATGCCGTCGTGCCGATCCCCGCGATCGACGGCGGTCCGGCACCGAGCCCCCTGGGCGGCGAGTTCATCGAGGTCGTGGCCAGCGATGAGAAGACGCAGGCGGCGAGCGCCGACTTCGCGCAGTGCTTCATCGACCCAGAGAACGCACGGGCCTGGATCGAGGGCCAGAACTACATCTCTCCGTACCCGGATGAGGCAGAGGCGCAGGCGGAGGCGAATCCCGCTCTGCGGCCCTGGGTCGATGCGGTGGCGGCGGCGTACGGACGTACCAGCGACCTCGGCTCGGAGTACCCCATTGCATCCCAGGCGATCTGGACGGCCATGCAGGAATCGCTGACCGGCGCGAAGACGCCGTCGGAGGCTCTTGAGACCGCGCAGAAGTCGCTCGACTAA
- a CDS encoding carbohydrate ABC transporter permease, translated as MVLQTEPVAADTAVHSLPPVHRRRQLKLSDLAGIAFLLPVIAFLGLFLVIPIIRGIVLSMQDWTLISFVTGEAPFVGLQNFIDIVSDPDFFPISWQSLVFTVVSLVFQYAIGMGLAVFFSRRFPLSVVLRSLILLPWLLPVIVTATVWRWMFNQDYGVVNSALFGGADIGWLSNTDLSLWAVIIANIWLGIPFNMVLLYGGLQSIPESLYEAAALDGANGWRSFWSITFPLLRPVSAVTLLLGLIYTLKAFDIIWVMTRGGPVNSSHTLSTWSYQLSFEGDRALGMGAAVSQILVVITLVFGLIYLWALRREEAR; from the coding sequence ATGGTGCTCCAAACCGAGCCGGTGGCTGCGGACACGGCGGTGCACAGTCTCCCTCCGGTCCACCGTCGCAGGCAACTGAAGCTGTCGGATCTCGCTGGCATCGCGTTCCTCCTGCCGGTCATCGCCTTCCTGGGTCTGTTCCTCGTGATCCCGATCATTCGCGGCATCGTGTTGTCGATGCAGGACTGGACCCTAATCTCCTTCGTCACAGGAGAGGCGCCGTTCGTAGGGCTGCAGAACTTCATCGACATCGTGTCCGACCCGGACTTCTTCCCGATCTCGTGGCAGTCGCTCGTCTTCACAGTGGTGTCGCTGGTGTTCCAGTACGCGATCGGCATGGGGCTGGCGGTGTTCTTCTCCCGGCGGTTCCCGCTGTCCGTTGTCCTGCGCTCACTCATCCTGCTGCCCTGGCTGCTGCCGGTGATCGTCACTGCAACGGTCTGGCGATGGATGTTCAACCAGGACTACGGCGTCGTGAACTCCGCGCTGTTCGGCGGAGCCGACATCGGCTGGCTCTCCAACACCGACTTGTCGCTGTGGGCCGTGATCATCGCGAACATCTGGCTGGGCATCCCGTTCAACATGGTGCTGCTGTATGGCGGCCTGCAGTCGATCCCCGAATCGCTGTACGAGGCTGCTGCGCTGGACGGCGCAAACGGGTGGCGGTCGTTCTGGTCCATCACCTTCCCGCTCCTGCGGCCGGTCTCCGCGGTGACGCTGCTGTTGGGGCTGATCTACACGCTGAAGGCGTTCGACATCATCTGGGTGATGACCAGGGGCGGACCGGTGAACAGCTCGCACACGCTGTCGACTTGGTCGTATCAACTGTCGTTCGAGGGCGACCGTGCGCTGGGGATGGGCGCCGCGGTGTCACAGATCCTGGTGGTCATCACACTGGTCTTCGGCCTGATCTATCTGTGGGCCCTGCGTCGAGAGGAGGCACGATGA